The DNA segment ATTTCTGCAGTGCCCATACGATGGCCACTGACATTTAACACATCATCAACACGGCCAGAAATCCAATAATAACCATCACTATCACGACGCACCCCATCACCACTAAAATACATATTTTCAAATGTCGAAAAGTAGGTATCAATAAAACGCTGATGATCCTTATAAATAGTACGCATCTGCCCCGGCCAACTATTAAGTAACACTAAGTTACCTTCACACTCACCTTCTAGTATGTTGCCATCGCCATCAACCACCGCAGGCAAAACGCCAAAAAATGGCTGTGTGGCAGAACCCGGCTTAAGTGCTGTCGCCCCAGGCAAAGGTGTTAACATGGCGCCTCCCGTTTCGGTTTGCCACCAAGTATCAACAATTGGGCAGCGGCCCCGGCCGAAGCTTTGGTGAAACCAGCGCCAAGCCTCTGGGTTTATAGGCTCGCCAACAGTGCCTAATAATCGCAAGCTGGATAGATCTGCGGATTGCGTCGCCGCATCACCTTCGGCCATTAACGCTCTAATGGCTGTTGGTGCTATATATAAAGTACTCACCTGATGCTGATCTATTATCTGGGCTACCCTTCTTACATCTGGATAATTAGGCACACCTTCGTACATCAGCGTTGTTGCACCATTAGCCAACGGACCATAAACAATATAACTATGGCCAGTAATCCAGCCTATGTCCGCAGCACACCAATAGACATCACCCTTTTTATAATCAAAAACATACTCATGGGTTAGCGAGGCATAGACGAGATAGCCTCCAGAAGTATGCACCACACCTTTAGGCTTACCCGTAGACCCAGAGGTATAAAGAATAAATAAGGGATCTTCAGCCGCCATGGCTTGTGCAGCACAACTATTACTCTGGCGACTCAGCAACGAGTGATAATCTTTATCTATAGTGTCATTCCATTCAATATTTCTACCGGTATTTTTAACCACTAGCACATGGTCTAGGGCACCAGCGGGAAGTATAGCAACCGCCTTATCGACATTATTTTTTAAGCTTACTTCACGACCGACTCGATTACCCGCATCAGCGGTAATAATAATTTTTGAACCACCATCAGTAACACGCCCAGCTAAGGCCTCGGGTGAAAAACCCGCAAAAACAACCGAATGTACAGCACCTATTCCGGCGCAAGCTAACATAGAAACCACTGCCTCAGGTATCATAGGCATATAGATAGTGATCACGTCACCTTTAACAACACCCAGCTCTTTCAATCCATTGGCCAGTTTGCACACTTCGCCGTGTAATTGTCGATAGCTAATCTCACGGTGTGGTTCATCCACGCTTTCCGGCTGCCACAATATGGCTGTGGCGTCCCCTCGTAACGCTAAGTGCCTATCCAGACAATTAGCCGAAACATTGAGATCACCATCATCAAACCATTTAATGTGTAAGTCTTCTTTTTTAAAAGAAACATCTTTTACTTTACTAAAAGGCTTTATCCAATCTAGTCGCTGTCCAGCCTCACTCCAATAACCTTCACTATCATTAATAGAGCGCTCATACATTGCGCTATACTCATCATCATTAATTAAAGCATTATCTTTCCAGCTATCGGGAACCGGGTATAAATTTTTACCACTCATATTTAATACACTCACACTGCCCTCACTATTATCAGTAAGGGATTATTTTTTATTGTAGAACTACGTTACAAGCTAAAGTATTCTCGCTAGGCTACCGGCTTGATCTATTCAAAAGAAGATTAGCCGCAAAAAATAACAATAAAGTAATAAAAAAGCTTAAAATCCCCAGCCATAACACTTGATTATAGCCCTCTGATATTTGTATATACGCCCCAAGAGCAGGCCCGCAAGCCAAACCCCAACTAAGCGCAGCATTTCCCATAATCATATAGCGACCCGAATGATCTACAGCAGCTATAGCGGCCAACATAATAGGTACCAACACACACCAGGCGAATAAAAATAGTGAGGCCGAAACTGTAAAAACAATATAAGTAACATTATCCAGTAATATTGCCACTGAAAATATAATGACTACGATTAACGTATATAAAATAGATATTTGGTATTTCTTGGTATCGATTAACAGTACTAAAAATGCCCCTACCACAGCAACAACGTTAGCAATTGAAAACCCGCTACCCATAGCGTCAACCGATAAGCGGTGATAGTCACCCACTCTTTCGAAATAAGCCCAAACAGCGTTTAAACCTATATAAAATATAAATACACCCAGCACATAAAAAAGTGCTGTTAAGCTCCACTTCGAAGGGGTAGCTCTTGTCACACTATCGGCTTGCTCTTCCCCACCAGCATAGATAGTTTTTATAAAGGCTAGAGAGGTAAGACTCAGCACTGCAAACGCAAAAAAACAATCTTGCAGACTTAGTAAAGGAAGATATTTAAATCCAACAATACCGTAAACGAACTGTGCAATAAGCCAAAAACCGAACAACTGGCTGGGGTTGTCGGTTTTAGCAATTGTCGACACCACACAGGCCGACACTGTTCCCGCAGCGAAACCCGCTAACAGCCTCACCGCCAGCAATGCAGTACTACTATCCAAATACATAGACAATATATTACTTAGGATATAAAGCAGAGTCGCTATTACACTGGCAATACGCCAATTGAAGCTTGGCATCCACAAATAAGCTATCACTGAAGCCAAGGCGAAACCGGCCATGTCAGCAGCGACTATATAGCCCGCCATTTGGCTGCTAAAGCCCAAATCCTTAACTATGCCACCTAATATAATGGGTAAAAAAACGACCACTGAAAAAGGGATCGCCCCTATATAGCTAAAGGCAACTTTAAACCAAGCGTTACTTTTAATCGCTGCATCAGACATATTGGCTCCAAGTGCAAAGTTATTATTGTTGTAGTTATATCAGTAGCTATCGACCTAGTTATCGATATAACTTTCAATAGGCTATTTTATATTTTTTATTAACGCTTTAGCCGCTTGAATAACCACATCTTCTTGCGGTTTTAAATCATGCCCTGCCATAGCCATTACGTCTTTACAAAAAGGGTCTACCACATCGGTACGATAGCCTGATAATTGTTCAATAACCGCCAAACCATAAAACGGTACTGTCACCGCGTTATAGCCGCCTTCATGGCACATCACTAATCGGCCATTACAGAGCTCATCAGCCAAGGCCATAGTCTTTTGGGTAAGCGTGCGATAGGCCTCGCTGTGTAATAACATTCTGCCTAAGGGGTCGTGGGCACCGGCATCGTAGCCACAGGCAACAAAAATTATATCGGGTTTAAACTTTTGCAGTGCAGGAGTAACGACTTCATCAAAGGCTTGGTAATACGCACCTGAACCTGAGCCTGGGGGTAAAGGAATATTAATATTATAACCCTCACCTTCGCCCTCACCGACTTCACTGATATGACCAGAATCTATAGGAAAACAATTATCTTGATGTAGAGAGATGGTTAAGGCATCGCAACGATGCCAAAAAGCTGACTGGGTACCATTACCATGATGTACATCCCAATCAATGTAAGCAACACGTTCTAGTCCATGTTTTTCCATAGCATGTAGGCCCGCTAATACGGCATTGGCAAAAAAACAAAAGCCCATGCCCTTGTCTGCTAAGGCATGATGGCCAGGTGGGCGTACTAAGGCATAAGCATTATCGACACGCCCTTCCATCACCGCATCAACTGCTTCTAATACGCCGCCGGTAGATAATTTTGCAATATCATAGCTGCCATTGCCGAAGGGCGCGCCACCATAATCGCCACCACCCGTTTTGCTCTGCTCTTTGAAGCTATCTAAGTACTCTTGAGTATGCAGCCTTAGTAACTCTTCGTCCTGCGCCTCTCTAGCTTTAATATCCACCAACTTATCAACTAAACCGCTGGCAACAATTAAATTATGCATACGCCGCTTGGTTTCTGGATTTTCAGCATGCATATAGGGCTGCACTGGGTAGCCATAGGGCAGGTAAAGGCCGTGATTACCGGTATCGTGCCACATGCATAATTCGTGAAAAACATATCCTGTGCGCTTACTCATAACTTTACTCCACTACTTAGACACCACTAGCTGGACACTAGGCACAGTGCCATTTATTTTATAATTAATATCTCAGCTAAACTAAGATTGCGCTAGGCCTTGCGCTGTAACGCAGGCCTAGCTAGACAAACATTAAAAGTTGTAATCGAAACTTACACCGTAAGTACGCTGCATACCGGCATTAAGAAAGCTGTTGCCTGGAAAACCACGAAAGTGAAAGCCCATACCTGTATATTCTTCGTCAGTTATATTTTTACCCCACAAACCAACAGTATAATTATGCTCGCTAGAGCTATAGGCAATACGCGCGTTGTAAAGGGTGTAACTATCTTCGGAAAGCAACTCGTCGTTAAACACATCGAAGTAAACTTTATCTTGATAGTTGGCACTCACATTTGCCGCTATTTTTCCGCTATCGAGATGCCAAGTCCTTTTTATCGTAGCATTTAAGGTTAGCTCGGGCGCATTGGCCAGATTGTTGCCGCTAGCGTCTGTACCACCAAAACCTTGATAGTCTTGCAGCTCGGTGGAAAGTACACCTATGCCACCAATAATCTCCCAACCATCGCTGACCAACCAATTAACATCAGCTTCAAAGCCTTTAATTTTGGCATTACCTGAATTAGTTAACGTCTGTACTGGAGGCAAACCTGCCACTTCAACCACACCGAACACCTGTAGGTCGTCATAGTCGTAGTAAAAAGCTGCCGCATTTAAACGCAGCGTTTGTTCCAACAATGTCGACTTAACACCCACTTCATAGGCAAGTATTTGCTCATCATCAAAAGGCTCTAGCTGCTGCGGACCTGAAAATGCCCAACCACCAGGGAAACCGCCACTTTTAAAACCAGTACTGACACTGGCATAGGCCAAAGTATCTTCATTAACATTCCAATCTAGGCCTAGCCTCCATGAAACATTGCTAAAAGTTACATTATCATCTGTATTTTCATATGCGGGAATAAATAAGTTTCCAGCATAAAAGTCTGCCTCCGTTAACGAAAATGCCGTACTTGAATGGAAATCTTTTTTCTCCTCATAGGAGTAACGCGTACCTGCAGTTAATTTCAGATTATCTTTAAATTGCCATTCAGTATGGAGAAAGGCCGCCATAACCTCGCTGGTTTGCTCTAAGTCCAAGCGGTAGTAAGCAAAAGCACAAGGCGGGCCAAACTCTGTGGTACAGTTATCATCTTGCACCGTATTAACTTCGTCTTTACCGTAGTACAAACCGGTAATCCAAGTAAAATCCTCTTCTGAATTTGAGGTTAGTCTTAGCTCCTGAGAAAACTGGGTGATTTCATCGTCGAACTGGTCATGTACTAACGCATTAGGTGAGGCATCAGCATCCTCGGACATAAAACGGTCATAATTCTCATATGCGGTAATAGAATCTACCGTGGCCCAACCCAAGTCCCAGTTGACCGATAACGCCATACCATAAAAATCATCTTTTTGTTTAGGCTCGTGGTCTATATCCACCTTGTGTAAGTCACCATCAGTATCCGAGTAACCATACACATCAACACATTGGCTAGGATCGTATTTGCCCGCCTGCACAGGGGCACACTCTTGCGAGACATCGTTGGGGTCTTGTAAGCCCCTATGGTAGTAAACTGGCCCACCTGAACGATCTTTACCCGCATGTAGGTTTAATAGCACATCGACATCCTGGCTAGGTTGCCAATTTATCAAGAAACGCCCCGCTAGCTTATCTACATCGTGTAAATCGTTGCCTGTAACACGATTTTTAACATTACCGTCACTAAAGTCGTGAGAAATAGCAGCCCTCACAGCAACGGTCTCAGTGATACCGCCACCTACCGCAGCTTCTATACGACCGGCATTGAAACGGCCATAGGTAACACTGACATTACCCTCGGTTTCTTGACTGGGGCGCTTGGCGATAAAATTTATGGCCCCTGCCGTCGTGTTTTTACCATATAAAGTGCCCTGCGGGCCTTTCAGCACCTCCACCCGCTCGGTATCAAATAACTGAAAGCCCAACATGGCGGGTGAGGTTTGATAGACGCCGTCTACATACACACCCACAGCACTATTATTGTTCGAGTTAAAGTCATTAAGCCCTACACCGCGGATGGTAAAGGTAGGTACACTAGTAGGAAATTGATTAATAATCCTTACATTGGGTGTGTAAGCGGCTATATCTTGGCTGCTTTGCACACCTAGCTCTTTCAGGGTATCACCATTAAATGCACTCATGGTGATACCAATATCTTGAACACTCTGGCTTCGTTTTTGGGCAGTAACAACCACCTCCTCCAACGTCGAAGCCCATAGGTTATGGGCTGCACTACTAATAACTATGGCGGTAGCAATCTGCTTAGGGAGCGTTTTCATTCTCATGGATATTATCCTTATCATTATCATTATATTAATTAATAATTATTCTTACTTATTAATGACTTAGCTTTAAATACGCCTTAAAAACTTCTTAACTATTGTTCTTGCGCATAGTTACTAATTTACCCCCCTTCACAGACAAGATGTATTACCAAAAACTGTGTATTGTTTATTTAGCCTGAAATCTAAACATGAATAAACTAACAGAAGAAAAGAGCTTAAGAACTTTGTTAATTGAGGCCAAGGACTAACTTTTTTTCAGCTAGCTGATAAGATAGCTATGCTATAAAGAAAGTATTTATCTAATAAATGAATAAGCATAAAAAATTGACGCAATATCACATAGAATCAATAGGGTAAGCATGAGCTGGTATCTTAATTTGTCAGAAACTATCACAGAGCTTGGCAACGATAATTTTTTTCGACTATTAGTTAAATCTATAGAACAAAAAATCACTAACTTAAGTGCAGTCATGTATATCATGCCCAGACAACATGCTCCTGCGCTACTCTATGAAAATTACCCGTCAGAACTACGTATCGCCACTAAACAATGGTTATCCGGCCCTTATCTACTGGATCCTTTCTATATAAAAAGCTTTGATGGCTCACCCGAAGGCCTATACCACTTAACGGACGCAGCACCTGATGGCTTTGCCGAATCCCAATATTATAAATCTTACTATCGTGACACTGGCTGTATTGATGAAGTTTGCTATCTAGCCCACATCAATACCGACCTTGTGGTTAGCTTAGCCTTAGCTAGAGTCGGTGAGTTGCCCTTATTTACAGCGCTAGAGCTATCGATATTTGAGACTATAAAGCCCTTAGTTATATCGTTGATAAAACAACAAAGTGAAAGAATGGAGAGCCAAATAGATGATAGCCAACGCCTGATTCACCAACACCTAAAAGAGAAGCTTGATAGTTTTGGTGAGAAATTATTAACAAAGCGTGAACAAGAAATTGTGCAGCTAGTATTTAAAGGTAATTCTTCTAAATCTATGGCATCGCACCTTAGTCTATCGCTAGATACCGTTAACATGCATAAAAAAAATGCCTATAAAAAATTAAATATTTCCAGCCAATCTGAGTTATTTTCTCTATTAATTGATAGATTATCAAAAATATAATAACGCCTAGTTCTTTCAATAACTGAGCTTAATTAATAGAAGTAGATAATTAAGATGTTAGAAAACTAATGCAGACATCCTTAAATCCTTCAGCCTTGCGAGATAAGCGCAAGCCATCTACCCCCACTAACACTATAGATATGTTAGGACAGGCATCTTGCAGCTCTATACACGCCACCTGCCCTTCGCCATAGTAAGTCGTTGCATGCTTAGGCCTCATAGCC comes from the Dasania marina DSM 21967 genome and includes:
- the acs gene encoding acetate--CoA ligase yields the protein MSGKNLYPVPDSWKDNALINDDEYSAMYERSINDSEGYWSEAGQRLDWIKPFSKVKDVSFKKEDLHIKWFDDGDLNVSANCLDRHLALRGDATAILWQPESVDEPHREISYRQLHGEVCKLANGLKELGVVKGDVITIYMPMIPEAVVSMLACAGIGAVHSVVFAGFSPEALAGRVTDGGSKIIITADAGNRVGREVSLKNNVDKAVAILPAGALDHVLVVKNTGRNIEWNDTIDKDYHSLLSRQSNSCAAQAMAAEDPLFILYTSGSTGKPKGVVHTSGGYLVYASLTHEYVFDYKKGDVYWCAADIGWITGHSYIVYGPLANGATTLMYEGVPNYPDVRRVAQIIDQHQVSTLYIAPTAIRALMAEGDAATQSADLSSLRLLGTVGEPINPEAWRWFHQSFGRGRCPIVDTWWQTETGGAMLTPLPGATALKPGSATQPFFGVLPAVVDGDGNILEGECEGNLVLLNSWPGQMRTIYKDHQRFIDTYFSTFENMYFSGDGVRRDSDGYYWISGRVDDVLNVSGHRMGTAEIESALVLHPCVAEAAVVGCPHDIKGQGIYVYVTLIKGEQGGEELRRELINWVRKEIGPIAASDVIQWAPSLPKTRSGKIMRRILRKIAADEGHQLGDISTLADPDVVAMLVNNKISC
- a CDS encoding MFS transporter, which codes for MSDAAIKSNAWFKVAFSYIGAIPFSVVVFLPIILGGIVKDLGFSSQMAGYIVAADMAGFALASVIAYLWMPSFNWRIASVIATLLYILSNILSMYLDSSTALLAVRLLAGFAAGTVSACVVSTIAKTDNPSQLFGFWLIAQFVYGIVGFKYLPLLSLQDCFFAFAVLSLTSLAFIKTIYAGGEEQADSVTRATPSKWSLTALFYVLGVFIFYIGLNAVWAYFERVGDYHRLSVDAMGSGFSIANVVAVVGAFLVLLIDTKKYQISILYTLIVVIIFSVAILLDNVTYIVFTVSASLFLFAWCVLVPIMLAAIAAVDHSGRYMIMGNAALSWGLACGPALGAYIQISEGYNQVLWLGILSFFITLLLFFAANLLLNRSSR
- a CDS encoding class II histone deacetylase: MSKRTGYVFHELCMWHDTGNHGLYLPYGYPVQPYMHAENPETKRRMHNLIVASGLVDKLVDIKAREAQDEELLRLHTQEYLDSFKEQSKTGGGDYGGAPFGNGSYDIAKLSTGGVLEAVDAVMEGRVDNAYALVRPPGHHALADKGMGFCFFANAVLAGLHAMEKHGLERVAYIDWDVHHGNGTQSAFWHRCDALTISLHQDNCFPIDSGHISEVGEGEGEGYNINIPLPPGSGSGAYYQAFDEVVTPALQKFKPDIIFVACGYDAGAHDPLGRMLLHSEAYRTLTQKTMALADELCNGRLVMCHEGGYNAVTVPFYGLAVIEQLSGYRTDVVDPFCKDVMAMAGHDLKPQEDVVIQAAKALIKNIK
- a CDS encoding TonB-dependent receptor, whose product is MRMKTLPKQIATAIVISSAAHNLWASTLEEVVVTAQKRSQSVQDIGITMSAFNGDTLKELGVQSSQDIAAYTPNVRIINQFPTSVPTFTIRGVGLNDFNSNNNSAVGVYVDGVYQTSPAMLGFQLFDTERVEVLKGPQGTLYGKNTTAGAINFIAKRPSQETEGNVSVTYGRFNAGRIEAAVGGGITETVAVRAAISHDFSDGNVKNRVTGNDLHDVDKLAGRFLINWQPSQDVDVLLNLHAGKDRSGGPVYYHRGLQDPNDVSQECAPVQAGKYDPSQCVDVYGYSDTDGDLHKVDIDHEPKQKDDFYGMALSVNWDLGWATVDSITAYENYDRFMSEDADASPNALVHDQFDDEITQFSQELRLTSNSEEDFTWITGLYYGKDEVNTVQDDNCTTEFGPPCAFAYYRLDLEQTSEVMAAFLHTEWQFKDNLKLTAGTRYSYEEKKDFHSSTAFSLTEADFYAGNLFIPAYENTDDNVTFSNVSWRLGLDWNVNEDTLAYASVSTGFKSGGFPGGWAFSGPQQLEPFDDEQILAYEVGVKSTLLEQTLRLNAAAFYYDYDDLQVFGVVEVAGLPPVQTLTNSGNAKIKGFEADVNWLVSDGWEIIGGIGVLSTELQDYQGFGGTDASGNNLANAPELTLNATIKRTWHLDSGKIAANVSANYQDKVYFDVFNDELLSEDSYTLYNARIAYSSSEHNYTVGLWGKNITDEEYTGMGFHFRGFPGNSFLNAGMQRTYGVSFDYNF
- a CDS encoding helix-turn-helix transcriptional regulator; amino-acid sequence: MSWYLNLSETITELGNDNFFRLLVKSIEQKITNLSAVMYIMPRQHAPALLYENYPSELRIATKQWLSGPYLLDPFYIKSFDGSPEGLYHLTDAAPDGFAESQYYKSYYRDTGCIDEVCYLAHINTDLVVSLALARVGELPLFTALELSIFETIKPLVISLIKQQSERMESQIDDSQRLIHQHLKEKLDSFGEKLLTKREQEIVQLVFKGNSSKSMASHLSLSLDTVNMHKKNAYKKLNISSQSELFSLLIDRLSKI